Proteins co-encoded in one Neodiprion lecontei isolate iyNeoLeco1 chromosome 3, iyNeoLeco1.1, whole genome shotgun sequence genomic window:
- the LOC107224880 gene encoding coiled-coil domain-containing protein 86: MTEVKENVIRMEDILGEKAKPDVSDPLKKVNKLEKHVEKLTIPKGKPKSGRVWKEQKTRFSSIIKTRGTRLSFEKKQKLRNDMKRIKELSRSVIARRHAEREAKKQRRIDNLKRAEENRKKSEIVQVIKNTSKIKKMKKKNLRKLEKRDTTNM, from the exons ATGACTGAAGTCAAAGAAAACGTGATTCGTATGGAAGATATATTGGGTGAGAAGGCAAAACCAGATGTGAGTGATCCATTGAAGAAAGTAAACAAGCTGGAAAAACACGTGGAGAAGCTCACTATACCAAAAGGCAAACCAAAGTCTGGAAGAGTTTGGAAGGAACAAAAAACCag attttcatcaataattaaaaCTCGTGGTACTCGTCTCTCCTTTGAAAAGAAGCAGAAATTGAGGAATGACATGAAGCGTATCAAAGAATTATCACGATCGGTAATTGCGCGACGCCATGCAGAAAGAGAGGCTAAAAAACAACGAAGGATTGATAACTTGAAACGAGCTGAggaaaacagaaagaaaagtgaaattgtACAAGTT ataaaaaatacatcaaagataaagaagatgaagaaaaaaaacttaagGAAATTGGAGAAACGTGATACAACGAATATGTAA